GTAATCCATGGTTTCTGTAAAGCAAAACCTTTTAAAGAAATTAAGatcacttatttttttatttttttttatttttttaggatCGCTTATTTTAGACTCGACCTCTACCTGAAGTTGGTACATACTATTATTTAACCAACATGAGTAATTGCTGCGGCCTCTCTAGATTAGTGAGAAAGCGACATGTGCTTCACCTTCCTCGGTGGTTCGAATCCTCTTTTCTCATGTTCGGAACAAGTATACGTGTGTATCGGTTGCTTAATTAGCTAATTATGGGTCGAACTTTGATTTGGATAGGGTTTTCACTAGTAGTAATGACCAGTGAGAACTTTAGTACATATGATTATTAAGAAATGTTCAGAAGAAGAGTGACATAAGTTTTAATCCAGATAACTTTTGGTTATAGAATATAGGTAAAATTAAATAACCGGGTTTGGCTTTGATGTATGGTTGGTTTTGTCGATCGTTAGCGTTACAAGTTCAATGCGTTCGGGGCGGATGCAGGACTACATTTAGATGGGGGCACATTTGACTTTTTTGCATAATTTTGTAAGTAGAAACAACCCTTAGATTTGTACTAATTAttacaagaaaatgaaaaatcagTCGGGGGCACATGACCCGTACCGTTAGCCTTGCGTCCGCCCTTATACACCGTTGAAGAACAAGAGTTGGATGATTACAATTACAAATATGAAGAATTCGATCGGAACCCATGGGGCTAGATCTTAACTGCGCAATTTTGGTCGTCTCGTCTTTGCTAAATTTTCAATTTCGTTAAACTTATTCCGAcctgaaaaaaaataacaatatccAAAATTGGGTCCGGCTGCGGAGCGCTGACGTGGCAGTAGTTGAGAGATGACAGTGCACGCAACCGCTTAAACAAAAGTTTGGGTCTCTCACGAATATTCTTTCAGCAAAACCAAACCTTCAAATCGATTTCCCAGCTGTCATCACgacctttgttttgttttgtttcttctgtCGAAATCTTCCGCCACCTCTTCTCGTGACTCCTTGAAGCTTTTTTTGTTCTCGGTATGATCAGATTCTAGATTCTCTATGTAGGGCTTTTGGTTACCGGGAACTCGAATTTGATTCGAGATCAGACTTAGTTGTTGATCCAAACTTACTGATTTAAGGTTTCTGTGGTTTTGATCAGATGGAAGATACAGAAAGAAGTACTCCGGCGGTTAATACAACCTCCCCGGATTTGTTGAAGAACACGCCTTCCAACATCGCCAGGTTAGAAGATGTGATTGAGCAATGCCATGGCAGACAAAAGTATCTCGCTCAGACCAGAAGCCCTTCAGATGGCAGTGATGTTCGCTGGTACTTCTGCAAGGTTCCTTTAGCTGAGAACGGTGAGTCTTTATTAGCTTGCTCAAGCTTCCAATGTCTTATGTAATGATGGACAATGGAGAAGAAAAgagtgattctttttttttttttttctctctctctctctctctcttgttgtTTTGTGCAGAGTTAGCTGCTTCAGTACCTCGCACTGACGTAGTAGGAAAGAGTGAGTATTTCCGTTTTGGTATGAGGGATTCTCTTGCCATTGAGGCTTCTTTCCTCCAGGTTCTTCTCCTTTATTCTTCTTCTAAACTTCTTGAATTCTGGTGGCTCTTTGGTTCAAAATTTGAATGGAACTGTGACGATTGCTTATTTCTCCTCTTGTGCAATAGAGAGAGGATGAGCTGCTGTCATTCTGGTGGAAAGAGTATGCAGAATGCAGCGTAGGCCCTATACCACAAGCTAATTCTAAAAAGAAATCCAACAAGCAGTCAATGGAAACTCTTCCAGAAGCTTCTGTATCATCCAGTCTATATGATGTTGAAGAGGAGAGAGTTGGTGTACCTGTTAAGGGTGGGCTCTATGAGGTATCACCGTTCTCTTTGGACACAGATTCAAAGAgtgtttttgaattttcatgTAGATTTATAACGTTGTTGAACCATTAGAGTCCTTATGTTTCAATCCATTTTTCTGACCAAGGAACCGGAATGCTGCAGGTGGACTTGGTGAGGAGGCATTGTTTTCCCGTGTACTGGAACGGGGATAATAGGCGTGTGCTTAGAGGCCACTGGTTTGCTCGTAAAGGTGGCCTAGACTGGCTTCCAATTCCTGAAACGGTTGCTGAACAATTGGAGGTTGCGTATCGTAACAAGGTTAGATATGTTTCTGGTGAATACATTTCGATATTATAACCAGCTGGTTGGCCACCAGAAACAGTTCatactttttctttttgctgGAAAATGTTGATATAAATGTTGATGATAAGACAATAGCACCAATTCAGTTCGGTTTCGTTCACGCAGGTCTGGCGCAGAAGAAGGTTCCAACCCTCTGGTCTTTTTGCAGCTCGAGTTGATTTGCAGGGTTCCAGTTTGGTACGTGTTTTATAGTTCATGTATAAAAAAATGTACTTTTATTTTCAGCTTAAATTATATGATCCTAAGTCGTTAATGTAGGGACTTCATGCTCTATTTACCGGGGAGGATGATACTTGGGAAGCTTGGCTTAATGTTGATCCCTCTGGATTCTCTGGCATTGTTGGCTATACTGGGAATGGAATTAAGCTGAGACGTGGTTATGCTGGCTCCTACTCTCCTAAACCTACACAGGttcttaaaaaatgttttggaaCTAAGTCTCACATCTCTTTTCTAAGCTCTCATCAGAAATTTTGAAAGTTGGCTGAGCAGCGTTTACTGATTAAGAAAGTGAATCATATTTCTTGTGCTTCTGTTCACAGGAAGAACTACGCCAACAGAAAGAGGAAGAAATGGACGACTATTGTTCTCAAGTATGTCTTAGTATAGAGCATCTCATATCTATTGTCAAATTAATGTCTCAATATTTTCAAGCTCCCTGAAACAACTCTATTCTGTGTTATTGTGTCCAGGTCCCTGTTCGACATCTTGTGTTTATGGTTCATGGTATCGGCCAAAAAGTTGAGAAGTCTAATCTTGTTGACGACGTTGGAAACTTCCGTCAAATCACAGCAGCTTTAGGTGAACGTCATCTAACCTCTCACCAGCGTGGAACTCAGAGAGTCCTTTTCATCCCATGCCAGGTATATATAACACACTTTTCTGGTTTATATTTGTATAGTATGATCTAGCTTCACAAATTCTTTCTCTCTCAATTGTTTTTGTAGTGGAGAAAAGGTCTAAAGCTAAGTGGTGAAGCTGCTGTTGATAAATGTACACTAGAAGGTGTACGGCGTCTGCGGGAGATGCTGAGCGCAACTGTTCATGATGTGTTATACTACATGAGCCCCATTTATTGTCAGGCTATAATTGATTCGGTATTATTGCAAGATACTCTTTTTGTTTCAGTAGTGcgaagtttttttaatattaaaatagacGTTTTTACTTTCATCTTCTGCATTGTTGTAATGTGTGCTCCTATACATCTTCCAGGTTTCAAACCAGCTGAATAGACTGTATCTCAAATTTATAAAGCGGAACCCGGACTATGATGGAAAGGTGCCCATCTGTTTAGTCTTTTCATTCATCAACCTGTGACTATTGTAAGCTCGCATTAAATTAAGAAGTCACGTTTTCTTACAGATATCCATCTATGGACATTCTCTGGGGAGCGTTCTCTCCTACGACATCTTATGTCATCAGCACAATTTGTCGTCCCCGTTTCCGATGGATGCAGTATACAAGAGGTTTTTTCCAGATGAAGAATCTCCTCCAATTCCAGAAAGCGCTAACAAACCTTGTAGCTCGCATCAACCATCGAATCTTGAGCCAGAGAAATCTAACCTTTTGAATAACACGGAGGAAACCACAGGTCAAGATAATGACGCGATGGATAAAGAATCAAAGGTATTGGAGCATCACCACATCATTCAGGAAGCTCATTCAGCTGTCTCTGATTCTGCTGTGGATAACGTGGGCTTGGAGAGAAGAGGCAGCGAGGAAGATGGAGCTGTTTCCTCACAGGATGGACCAGATGGAGCTGACTGTAGATCACCTggttcttcctcctcttctccaGAACAGTCTTGGGAGATAAAATGTGGCGATTCTAATAACGAGGACACAATCAAGTTATTACAAGAAGAGGTAAACATTGACACTTCTAAGTTCTAAGCTTCAGTTCTTTGATGATACTATCGAGTTTTGGTTCTTGCATGCTTCCAACATTTGCGTTTAACAGCATCTCATACTCCCTTAGGTTGAAGTGTTGTCCAGTTTCTTTACTGGTTGaccaaaagagaaaaagagttaAAATCTTTTCACTAATGGGGAAATTTGTTATCCTAGGTTAAATTATTGCGGTCAAAAGTAGCGCAACTGCAATCAGAAAATGCCAGAGTATTGGCGGATGGTATTAATTCTGACTCGGTTTCTATGTTTTCCATACTTGGTGCACTTATCTCATGTACATCGTTGTGATTGTATGAAATGGTGTTATCAACAGAAAAAGCCAAGGCATCTGTGCTGCCTGAGCTAGACATCAATGAGAAGGCCCTAACTAAAGATGCCAGTGGACCTACGAGCTTTACTCCTTATATCAAGTACCAAAAGCTTGAGTTCAAGGTGTGGGATCGTATAATTTACTTGTCAATATCTCAAGCAGATACCACACTGAAAGCAAATGTCATCCTAATTTTGAACTGCATGTTCTACTCAGGTTGACACTTTCTTTGCAGTTGGGTCTCCTCTTGGAGTGTTTCTCGCCCTTCGAAATATACGTATTGGGATAGGTAATGCCTTTGCTTTGTTATTGAATCGCTTGTCTACTTTACTTTGCAAAGTCAGTATAGTGTAAAAGCTGTTTCAACATGTTTAGGTAAGGGAAAGGATTACTGGGAAGAGGAGAATGTTATTGAAGAGATGCCAGCTTGTCGTCGAATGTTCAACATTTTTCACCCCTATGATCCTGTTGCGTATAGGTTAGTTTAtgatctctctgtctctctagtTATTTTATGATATGTCTCTCTCTATGTTACGTTCTTTTGCAAGTGTGAAACACAAAACTGTGTTTTGTGCACGCAGGGTGGAGCCACTTGTGTGCAAAGAGTACCTTCCCAGACGACCCGTTATAGTTCCCTATCACAGAGGTGGCAAGCGGTTGCATATTGGATTACAggtaattaaaatattgtggttcagtgtttgtttattattttcctCTTGCTAATTCGTTTGCTTATGTAATATTCTGTAGGATTTCAAAGAGGATTTTGCAGCGCGTTCACATAGAGTAATGAATCATTTTGATTCTGTACGGGTGTGTTTCCTCAGACTTCTAACTAGTTTTCTTCATTTTGTATTATGATTTTAAGTTGTTATCTGTTGTGATTCAACGTACACAAGACTCGTATATTTAATTCAATGCAGACGAGAGTTCTCACTATTTGCCAATCCAAAAGCTCGGATAGACTAGAAGGTAAAAGTTCGATTTCCTTTGCAAGTTTTATACTGGCCGCGTCGATGAATCTGTCTACTTGAACAGAGTCGGAAGAAACCGATGACGAAAAGGATGGAAGGTCCTATGGTTCCTTAATGATGGAAAGGTTGACCGGAACTCGAGATGGTCGAATAGATCACATGCTACAGGTTAAACCATTATTGCATCTTCACCTAATTAACAGCCTTTTATTATTCTGTTGTATTGGATTTGGCTAAAACATGATAGTCTCTTTGGGCGATGCAGGATAAAACTTTTGAGCATCCGTATCTACAAGCCATAGGAGCTCATACGTAAGTTATAACTTatcattaataaaacattacattTACGTGTAGAGCCAAGAACTCAAAAGGGGGTGTTACATATTGTGTAGAAACTATTGGAGAGATAACGATACTGCTCTGTTCATAATTAAACACTTGTACCGCGAGTTACCAGACGAGCCAAACTCGCCCACCGAGTCCACCGATGTAGACAATACTCCAAAGGACTCGAGTAGACATCACAGCTGGATAGACAGAAGTGAGGCTGATGAAGAGCTTCCTCTAACATTCTCCAACAAAGAAATCGCCAGAAGCTTCTCTGAAGAGGCCAAGAAATATCTGAAGAAACCTTGAAAACACGATGACCATAgactgattttgtttttgttttgatttacgTTGCAGTTGTAACATATAGTGTGTAGATAATgcgtaaaaaaataaaaactcaggCTCCATGGTGGTTTTGCCTTATTGTAACCATAAGCTTACAAGAAAACGTTGAAAAGCTACTACTTCCTTTAGGCTTACTTTGTCAGGTCTGGAGTTGAAGATGCTTAGCAGACATCGGCTGAAAAACAGAGTCAGACTCTAAAGCTGCAGCGAGTTCAGGCCACACCATAGCAGAGACGGACCACGAGCCATCATTGCAGGCGCTAGGTCGCTGGTTGAGGTAACCAACTCCTATTTTCTCAACCGTTGAACATACAGTTCCAAGGACAGGAGcaccaaaaccaaaatccaacTCAGCCACAGGGAACCGTCTCCCTGAAGACAAGACCAAAGCTGGTCCTTCTTGTCCCAGAACCACCCGAGCTAACATCAGTCCAGGTCGGTGACTCTCGATCCAATCTATCAAATCTGTGAAATGAGTATTGTTTGTCACTTCAGTAATCGACTCATGCACTATCTTTGCTATCTCTGAGACATGGTTTAGTTTTAGATTTTCGATGGTGGCTTCACCGACAGCTATAGACAAGACGTTTCCTATGTAGCTAGAGGTAACGGTCTCTAGTCTTCCTCTACCGTCAACAAGCCAACCCATCTTGCACGTTTTGTGACAGCTCTCTATAGAATCCACCATTTTCTTCCAGACATAAGCAGAGAAAGCTTCGATCTTCGTCCTGCTCTCTCCGTTTACATTAGCTAGATCTTGCAACGCGTTTATACTCGAAGCATTGATGTGATAGAGACGCTTGATGAGCGTTTTGGGCGTTGGTATGTTCTTGATATCCTCCACGCTGCATTTGATGAATGTTTTGTCTAAGAGAGGGTGGTAATGCGGAGGTGAGCGCGGCAGGAGGAGGTTTCTCCGGTGGTCTGGTACACAAGAAACCGGCTCTTTCCTCGATATCTCTGACCATGTTGTGAGGAACTTGCCGAAAGAGCTAGCGTCTCCTAGCGCGTGGTCGAATGTGAATGTTAGAGAGAAGCCTCCACATTCGAACTCTGTCGCTTGAATCTGAAAGGGGAAGTCAGGGTTAACTCGAACAAGCTTTGCCTGGAGAAATGCGTCGAGGTTATAGAAGTCCAGGCTTTTGAGGTCGGTGTTGGCTCGTGCTTGGACTAGCAAGGCTCCGTTGTTGCTGCAGAGGATGATAGGCTCTTCATGAGAGGTTTCGTTTGGAACTATCTGACCAGCAAAAGGGTAGAAGTAGTTTAGAGTTTCAGCGAGAGAGGCTTTGAGGGATTCAAAGGTTGAAACCAAGTGAGGTTGCTTGGGGTAGAAGTAAAAGTAGGTCACTGGAAAACGGCCGGAAAGAAGGTCGAGATTTGATAGAGAAAGGCTATGAGATCTCTCAGGGTTGTTGCCGGAAGCTTTGACTACGGACTCTCCGGTGAAACACACATCAAACATCTTTCAGTTTTCAATAGCCAATAAGTACTAAGGGAAGCTTATGCTGgtgaatgatatatatatgtatatatatatatctatatatgtatatatataaagaagagttAGAGAATGTAGTAGTACACTTATTATATTCGGTTGTTTGTGTATTTGTGATACATATTCAAAAGGAACGATCATTGTTTGTTTTGAAACAACACATGTTTTGGAACGTTACATTACATCACTATCATTttagatgaaaagaaaaatcagagTACGACTTTGTTACTCCTTTTAACAAATGGTTCAAATGATCGGGTAATGTTTAGGGACGGGTAAAAGAATATTCGTTCGTACTGACAATTATCATGGTGCGAGCTTTAGTGGTTGATAGATAAATAGAGACCATGACCGGCTTATAGTGTTTGGAATCTTATTCAACAGATTTGGTACGAGATCATCATGTTTAACTTGTCATGACAATCAATTTGTCCTTTCTGGCTTATTTTAGCagagttttctttttaatttgacaaaaatataatggagattttagtcaaaagaaaataaatataatggaGATGGAGCAACAGAAAAGGGTAAATAAAATGATGGGCCGACATAGTTTTCCCATTATGCTTATGGCCCAGTTACCTATATATTGGGCTTGTATGAATTGTCGTTGTAAGATACACGTGTCCATATAATTTTGCATGCGCCACTACTCTCGGTATCccatttttaattctaaaaatgAGTAAAATAGAATATGGACTACATGTTATCCCACTCCATAACGAAGTTTACTCTATTTATagaataatctattttttgtttatttgttactttattatagaataagaaataaaattggattagaacatttttatttcatatttcattTTGTTCCATATTGGAGGaaagaaatataattttacatcgAAGATGTTCTTATCCATGATATTCACAAAATGCATTTAGAGCatctaatgtattttttttaatttaaaacagattaattataaaatatagttgAATTTTATATGAACTGCATTTCTTTTACTCTAcaaattattaatgaataaaatacatttttacttgaaaacaaaacaatgaAGAAAATATAGTCAATAGTCTTATTGAATTTGAATCAAAAGAGTGGGATGGAACAGTACGTAGACCAAGAGGATATACCGATGATTCAGAGTTTGGTCATAAGCCTTACTCATCGACGGGATACTTTTTGCTGGAGCTACACCAAAAATGGTCAATATACAGTCAAATATGGATATTGGGTAGTTACAAATATACTGCCAGATGTCGAGGAAAAAGAAGTTCTAAAGCCCATCATAGCCAAACTTCAAGGCTTTGCTTGGAAAGTGAATGCACCACAAAAGatttgtcatcttatatggaAATTAATTTCAGAGCAGGTAGCGGTCACAAGGAATCTGGTGCGACGCAATATGCGATGTGATAACC
This region of Brassica napus cultivar Da-Ae chromosome C5, Da-Ae, whole genome shotgun sequence genomic DNA includes:
- the LOC111206487 gene encoding phospholipase SGR2-like isoform X1 translates to MEDTERSTPAVNTTSPDLLKNTPSNIARLEDVIEQCHGRQKYLAQTRSPSDGSDVRWYFCKVPLAENELAASVPRTDVVGKSEYFRFGMRDSLAIEASFLQREDELLSFWWKEYAECSVGPIPQANSKKKSNKQSMETLPEASVSSSLYDVEEERVGVPVKGGLYEVDLVRRHCFPVYWNGDNRRVLRGHWFARKGGLDWLPIPETVAEQLEVAYRNKVWRRRRFQPSGLFAARVDLQGSSLGLHALFTGEDDTWEAWLNVDPSGFSGIVGYTGNGIKLRRGYAGSYSPKPTQEELRQQKEEEMDDYCSQVPVRHLVFMVHGIGQKVEKSNLVDDVGNFRQITAALGERHLTSHQRGTQRVLFIPCQWRKGLKLSGEAAVDKCTLEGVRRLREMLSATVHDVLYYMSPIYCQAIIDSVSNQLNRLYLKFIKRNPDYDGKISIYGHSLGSVLSYDILCHQHNLSSPFPMDAVYKRFFPDEESPPIPESANKPCSSHQPSNLEPEKSNLLNNTEETTGQDNDAMDKESKVLEHHHIIQEAHSAVSDSAVDNVGLERRGSEEDGAVSSQDGPDGADCRSPGSSSSSPEQSWEIKCGDSNNEDTIKLLQEEVKLLRSKVAQLQSENARVLADEKAKASVLPELDINEKALTKDASGPTSFTPYIKYQKLEFKVDTFFAVGSPLGVFLALRNIRIGIGKGKDYWEEENVIEEMPACRRMFNIFHPYDPVAYRVEPLVCKEYLPRRPVIVPYHRGGKRLHIGLQDFKEDFAARSHRVMNHFDSVRTRVLTICQSKSSDRLEESEETDDEKDGRSYGSLMMERLTGTRDGRIDHMLQDKTFEHPYLQAIGAHTNYWRDNDTALFIIKHLYRELPDEPNSPTESTDVDNTPKDSSRHHSWIDRSEADEELPLTFSNKEIARSFSEEAKKYLKKP
- the LOC111206487 gene encoding phospholipase SGR2-like isoform X2 is translated as MLQVDLVRRHCFPVYWNGDNRRVLRGHWFARKGGLDWLPIPETVAEQLEVAYRNKVWRRRRFQPSGLFAARVDLQGSSLGLHALFTGEDDTWEAWLNVDPSGFSGIVGYTGNGIKLRRGYAGSYSPKPTQEELRQQKEEEMDDYCSQVPVRHLVFMVHGIGQKVEKSNLVDDVGNFRQITAALGERHLTSHQRGTQRVLFIPCQWRKGLKLSGEAAVDKCTLEGVRRLREMLSATVHDVLYYMSPIYCQAIIDSVSNQLNRLYLKFIKRNPDYDGKISIYGHSLGSVLSYDILCHQHNLSSPFPMDAVYKRFFPDEESPPIPESANKPCSSHQPSNLEPEKSNLLNNTEETTGQDNDAMDKESKVLEHHHIIQEAHSAVSDSAVDNVGLERRGSEEDGAVSSQDGPDGADCRSPGSSSSSPEQSWEIKCGDSNNEDTIKLLQEEVKLLRSKVAQLQSENARVLADEKAKASVLPELDINEKALTKDASGPTSFTPYIKYQKLEFKVDTFFAVGSPLGVFLALRNIRIGIGKGKDYWEEENVIEEMPACRRMFNIFHPYDPVAYRVEPLVCKEYLPRRPVIVPYHRGGKRLHIGLQDFKEDFAARSHRVMNHFDSVRTRVLTICQSKSSDRLEESEETDDEKDGRSYGSLMMERLTGTRDGRIDHMLQDKTFEHPYLQAIGAHTNYWRDNDTALFIIKHLYRELPDEPNSPTESTDVDNTPKDSSRHHSWIDRSEADEELPLTFSNKEIARSFSEEAKKYLKKP
- the LOC106452567 gene encoding coniferyl alcohol acyltransferase; its protein translation is MFDVCFTGESVVKASGNNPERSHSLSLSNLDLLSGRFPVTYFYFYPKQPHLVSTFESLKASLAETLNYFYPFAGQIVPNETSHEEPIILCSNNGALLVQARANTDLKSLDFYNLDAFLQAKLVRVNPDFPFQIQATEFECGGFSLTFTFDHALGDASSFGKFLTTWSEISRKEPVSCVPDHRRNLLLPRSPPHYHPLLDKTFIKCSVEDIKNIPTPKTLIKRLYHINASSINALQDLANVNGESRTKIEAFSAYVWKKMVDSIESCHKTCKMGWLVDGRGRLETVTSSYIGNVLSIAVGEATIENLKLNHVSEIAKIVHESITEVTNNTHFTDLIDWIESHRPGLMLARVVLGQEGPALVLSSGRRFPVAELDFGFGAPVLGTVCSTVEKIGVGYLNQRPSACNDGSWSVSAMVWPELAAALESDSVFQPMSAKHLQLQT